A DNA window from Falco peregrinus isolate bFalPer1 chromosome 8, bFalPer1.pri, whole genome shotgun sequence contains the following coding sequences:
- the LANCL1 gene encoding glutathione S-transferase LANCL1 isoform X2: MQGIALLYLHLHDVYGDPAYLQVAHEYVKKSLSCLTKRSITFLCGDAGPLAVAAVVYHKLQNQKQSEDCITRLLHLHKLDPRVPDELLYGRIGYLYALIFVNKHFGEEKIPQSHIQQVCEAVVASGESLAKRRNFTAKSPLMYEWYQEYYVGAAHGLAGIYYYLMQPGLGVSQVKLHNTVKPSVDYVCQLKFTSGNYPPCINDTRDLLVHWCHGAPGVIYMLVQAYKVFGEQQYLNDALQCAEVIWQHGLLKKGYGLCHGTAGNAYGFLTLYNLTQNMKYLYRACKFAEWCLSYGQHGCRTPDTPFSLFEGMAGTIYFLADLLVPTKAKFPAFEL, encoded by the exons ATGCAAG GCATTGCTTTGCTGTATTTGCACTTGCATGATGTGTATGGAGACCCAGCCTACCTTCAGGTGGCCCACGAGTACGTGAAGAAAAGCCTGAGCTGTCTGACAAAACGATCCATCACTTTCTTGTGTGGAGATGCTGGGCCCCTGGCAGTGGCTGCTGTTGTCTACCACAAACTGCAGAACCAGAAGCAATCAGAAGACTGCATCACTCG tttgcTCCATCTACACAAGCTTGACCCACGAGTTCCAGATGAACTGCTGTACGGGCGCATAGGCTATCTCTATGCGCTAATATTTGTGAACAAGCACTTTGGAGAGGAAAAGATCCCTCAAAGTCACATTCAGCAG GTCTGTGAAGCAGTTGTAGCCTCAGGAGAGAGCTTGGCCAAAAGGAGGAACTTCACAGCAAAGAGCCCGCTGATGTATGAGTGGTACCAGGAGTACTATGTAGGGGCAGCCCATGGTTTGGCTGGGATTTACTACTATCTCATGCAG CCTGGCCTTGGAGTGAGCCAAGTAAAACTGCACAACACAGTCAAACCCAGCGTGGACTACGTCTGCCAACTAAAGTTCACATCTGGAAATTACCCTCCATGCATCAATGACACCAGAGACCTACTCGTCCACTGGTGCCATGGGGCACCAGGTGTTATCTACATGCTTGTCCAGGCCTACAAG GTCTTTGGGGAGCAGCAGTATCTAAATGATGCCTTGCAGTGTGCAGAAGTGATCTGGCAGCATGGGTTACTGAAGAAAGGCTATGGGCTGTGCCATGGGACAGCTGGCAACGCTTATGGCTTCCTCACACTGTACAACCTCACGCAGAATATGAAATACCTGTACAGGGCTTGCAAG tttgCAGAGTGGTGTTTAAGCTATGGCCAACATGGGTGCAGGACTCCAGACACACCATTCTCTCTCTTTGAAG GAATGGCTGGAACGATTTACTTTCTTGCTGACCTGCTGGTGCCAACCAAGGCGAAATTCCCTGCATTTGAACTCTAA
- the LANCL1 gene encoding glutathione S-transferase LANCL1 isoform X1: MMAQRALPNPYADYDKSLATGYFDTAGRLTPEFTQRLNNKIRELLQQMERGLKSADPHDCTAYTGWAGIALLYLHLHDVYGDPAYLQVAHEYVKKSLSCLTKRSITFLCGDAGPLAVAAVVYHKLQNQKQSEDCITRLLHLHKLDPRVPDELLYGRIGYLYALIFVNKHFGEEKIPQSHIQQVCEAVVASGESLAKRRNFTAKSPLMYEWYQEYYVGAAHGLAGIYYYLMQPGLGVSQVKLHNTVKPSVDYVCQLKFTSGNYPPCINDTRDLLVHWCHGAPGVIYMLVQAYKVFGEQQYLNDALQCAEVIWQHGLLKKGYGLCHGTAGNAYGFLTLYNLTQNMKYLYRACKFAEWCLSYGQHGCRTPDTPFSLFEGMAGTIYFLADLLVPTKAKFPAFEL, from the exons ATGATGGCGCAGCGGGCCCTTCCTAACCCCTACGCGGACTATGACAAGTCCTTGGCCACCGGCTACTTCGACACCGCCGGGAGG ctgACCCCTGAATTCACACAGCGGCTGAATAACAAAAtcagagagctgctgcagcagatggaGAGGGGCCTCAAGTCTGCCGACCCGCACGACTGCACCGCGTACACCGGCTGGGCAG GCATTGCTTTGCTGTATTTGCACTTGCATGATGTGTATGGAGACCCAGCCTACCTTCAGGTGGCCCACGAGTACGTGAAGAAAAGCCTGAGCTGTCTGACAAAACGATCCATCACTTTCTTGTGTGGAGATGCTGGGCCCCTGGCAGTGGCTGCTGTTGTCTACCACAAACTGCAGAACCAGAAGCAATCAGAAGACTGCATCACTCG tttgcTCCATCTACACAAGCTTGACCCACGAGTTCCAGATGAACTGCTGTACGGGCGCATAGGCTATCTCTATGCGCTAATATTTGTGAACAAGCACTTTGGAGAGGAAAAGATCCCTCAAAGTCACATTCAGCAG GTCTGTGAAGCAGTTGTAGCCTCAGGAGAGAGCTTGGCCAAAAGGAGGAACTTCACAGCAAAGAGCCCGCTGATGTATGAGTGGTACCAGGAGTACTATGTAGGGGCAGCCCATGGTTTGGCTGGGATTTACTACTATCTCATGCAG CCTGGCCTTGGAGTGAGCCAAGTAAAACTGCACAACACAGTCAAACCCAGCGTGGACTACGTCTGCCAACTAAAGTTCACATCTGGAAATTACCCTCCATGCATCAATGACACCAGAGACCTACTCGTCCACTGGTGCCATGGGGCACCAGGTGTTATCTACATGCTTGTCCAGGCCTACAAG GTCTTTGGGGAGCAGCAGTATCTAAATGATGCCTTGCAGTGTGCAGAAGTGATCTGGCAGCATGGGTTACTGAAGAAAGGCTATGGGCTGTGCCATGGGACAGCTGGCAACGCTTATGGCTTCCTCACACTGTACAACCTCACGCAGAATATGAAATACCTGTACAGGGCTTGCAAG tttgCAGAGTGGTGTTTAAGCTATGGCCAACATGGGTGCAGGACTCCAGACACACCATTCTCTCTCTTTGAAG GAATGGCTGGAACGATTTACTTTCTTGCTGACCTGCTGGTGCCAACCAAGGCGAAATTCCCTGCATTTGAACTCTAA